From a region of the Triticum aestivum cultivar Chinese Spring chromosome 7D, IWGSC CS RefSeq v2.1, whole genome shotgun sequence genome:
- the LOC123167989 gene encoding uncharacterized protein isoform X2, whose product MRQDADLDQLVKEVVENDMVLRAIVGEAEMLIFPSILLPEQHQTFQGKPYLWAVFKRRIVEEEQHGKGHRAQEKGKQQASHFSVGEVLNMEAGLEASEEPEMQGMEQEQNPKLAGPNAPSPTTEAPTAAAATMSANHCQDHSNMAAPTGALFGFVVQRTPRLEQLIQEMQREGAVMVAMQGQMIGPGLGMGRQ is encoded by the exons ATGAG GCAAGATGCAGACCTGGATCAACTTGTTAAAGAAGTCGTGGAGAATGATATGGTCCTACGAGCTATTGTTGGTGAAGCTGAGATGCTGATATTCCCATCTATTCTACTGCCTGAGCAACACCAAA CTTTCCAAGGAAAACCCTACCTGTGGGCGGTATTTAAGCGCAGAATAGTGGAAGAGGAACAACATGGCAAAGGACATCGTGCACAGGAGAAGGGAAAACAGCAGGCTTCACATTTCAGTGTGGGAGAAGTGTTAAACATGGAAGCTGGACTTGAAGCTTCTGAGGAACCGGAGATGCAAGGCATGGAGCAGGAACAAAATCCCAAGTTGGCTGGACCCAACGCGCCGAGTCCTACAACTGAAGCTCCTACCGCGGCTGCAGCTACAATGTCTGCAAACCACTGTCAAGACCACTCAAACATGGCTGCTCCTACAGGAGCATTGTTTGGCTTTGTGGTTCAGCGAACTCCGCGACTCGAGCAACTCATCCAAGAGATGCAGCGCGAAGGTGCTGTGATGGTTGCAATGCAAGGGCAGATGATAGGGCCAGGTCTTGGCATGGGCAGGCAGTAG